The Mycteria americana isolate JAX WOST 10 ecotype Jacksonville Zoo and Gardens chromosome 2, USCA_MyAme_1.0, whole genome shotgun sequence genome contains the following window.
GTATCGCTTCAAGCATTCTAGATTATAGGGTAAATAGCCTGCTGATCTTGTGATTGTTCAAGTTATTCAACAGGTAAGTCAGGAGACTCTTTGCTTAACTGACATTAAGATTCAGGGAACCGAGATGGATGTTCTGAGGCAGCCTGAGCCAGCGTGGTTACTGGCTGCTGCCACCCTGCCTGTTCAGTCCTTCCTATCCTTTCCCTTGGAGTCCTAGCTTCACCCTCACACTCCCTTGCTCACCTGATCCTGCCTTGTGTGATGGCAGAGTCAGAGTAAAgctatttgcttttttcagtaGTTCACTTTTCTGCTGGCTTAGTATGCTGAGGTGGCTCAGCACAGATGAGTGGAGGAGCCAGTACCTGACAGGGAATGAATACAGGGTGAGAAGAAGATGACAAAGGCCATGGCCTCTCAGGAAACCACAGCTTAATGTAGACCTGGTGTATGTAGACATAGATTGGAGAAAACTTATCTCactctttcttttaagaaaacttaaaattatCTCAGAATTGAAGAACTGGGCCAGACATCTTTAAATGCTGAATTGTGGAGAGCATTGCTTTGTTGTCTTCTAAGAAATGTAGCATCTCAGAAAGCTCTGCCATGCACAAGATGCAAGACTTTGTGCATTTAAGATTCCCCTGTGGCTAGGCTGTGAGACCCAGAGAACAGGCATGGTACAGACAGAAGCACTAAACATGCAGGATGCTGCTATGATGTTACACTCCCAAACCAGAGGGCAGGAACATATTTGGGCAGACAAGGACTGAGCATACCATGCGTTTTCAAAGGCATTTGTAACCTCCATTCCTGAGAAGCATTGAGCATGATCCAGCCCTGCACCTCAAAGTCCTGTCTTCCCTACCTTATATCTATTTCAAAGGTGGGAGGAGATGTAGGCTTACTCTAGAGCAGAAGCCTGTCACTGGCTTGGACTGAGCATCACTTACAATGCTAATATCAACTACTTGGACtaccacagtaaaaataatggAGCCAGAGCAGATCTAACAATAGCTTAGCCACTTGTGTGGGAAAGGATCCTGGAGAACTGACTTTTCTCTTTGGAGCCACCTTTTTGAGGTGGTTCATTGTCGCGACATTGATGTGGCTGTTTGGATGGGGTTTGGCCAAGGTGCGAGTTCTTGTGAACTTCTTGTGAAGTTCTTATGTGTGTATAGAGCTTTCGGTTGCACTTGAGGATGTGTATGTTTAGCCTGTCCACTTAGAACTGAGCTGGTGAAACTCAGTTAAAACTACAGCAGGAAGAATCTAAgctgtgttggtttggtttttttccttttaatcttaaGGCAATTGTTATGATAATGGATGCAGTTGATTAGGAGTTTGGAAGATGAATGTGTGGGAAAGGATGGTGCAGCCTTGAAGTGCTGGCTTCTTCAGATAGTTTTTTCATGTCTTGGAGAAGCACTTAAAATGTGAATCATTGCTGCTCCTGACTGACTTTGGATGAACTAAAAATCACAGTAGCTGAAAGTATGCATTGACAAAGTCTGTAATAAGAAAATATTCGGATATATCCTCGgtagatttatttttatcaccCAGGCTAGCCAGGCTGGTAGAAGCAGCAAGATTAGTAAAATAAACAAGtagctttcaattaaaaaaataaaatagcttttgttcCTTGCAAGCCTTGTACAATAATGCTTTATAGTTTTATGTGACAATGTTAACATATGAAAGCTTTATAACTATTGTATTGGGAGTGGGGTGAATTAATCAGTTCCtccaaatttttttattatttgctatGATACTACCTTATAATCTGCTAATAATCCTGCTGTGTAGGTAGTAGAAAAGGAAGGGTAAAAGAGGTAGCTCAGTTGCAGCCAGCTCCTCCGATTTTGCATGTGAGAACTCTCAGTAAATGGAAGTAAAGACGCATGTGTTCATGGGCACCTTaatttttacagctttcagtgattgCCTTCTAAAAGTGCATAGGCTTCAGATGCTTCAGGTGCTGGTGCAACTCCACGCATTCAATGCCTCTTCTCTATTTGAGACCTCTTGTATTGTACATAGAGGCTTCTTCAGGTTGGACTCTTGAGGCTGAACCTGCTGCTTCCTTCTAGCAGTTGGCTCTTTCCCCACTCTTAACGTTTGTTTTAGCTCATTTggcagaaaattttaaaacattattacCATGCTTGTTACTTTGTTCTCCATTTCATTGGCACCATCCAATTTACATTagatatttgtcttctgttttgaagTGCCTTTTTGTTAAACTTAAAATCATCTTGTTAGACTTAAAATAATCTCCATGGCTCTCTGAGCACCATTGTAAAAATCTTTAACATGCCTTTTATCTTTCAGATCTCACTGCTGGTTGGATTCATCAGTGTAAATAATTCTCCGTGGACAGATTACAGTGCATACAGCTACTTTCAGATTGTCACCATGTGCGACTTAGTTATGATTTTGTTCTTCTACATTATCCACATTTTCAGAATCTACCGGAAGCTCACTTGTGTTAGCTGGCCACTTGCGGTAAGTCTGGGTTCCTTGCCTCTCTTGTGGGTTGATGTCTCGATTACTTAGTCCATTTTCTTGTGACATTACACAATGATGGGTTTTCACGTACTTCTTTTTTGCCTTGTATACAAAtccttttgttgcttttgttattAGTATTCAGTTCAGTGGATGCTGTAATTGTAAGTTTTTTAGCTGATTTGGATCTGATCCTGCCCTCCTTTACACAGATATAAATCCAGATTTACTCCAGGGAAGGCAATAGTGTTATTCTGAGACAATTGAAAAGAAGCTGCTGATTATCAAGCCTTCAGCAGATGGGTCCTAGCTCAGGTCATTTATAGCAGGTAAGGGATTGCTAGGGTACCAAATCATAGCATTAGAATTCATGTACTACATCCTGTCCCAAAATAGAGTCTGCTAGTGCTATTTAAGTCAAATGTCTCTCTTTTTGGTATGGTTTAGGTAACTTAAACAATAGCAAGAAATAGGAGCCTCAGCCTGATTGCCATGGCCTGGCCATTCCTGGGATATCCTGCAGGATGTTCCTGCCTCATTCCTGTATTTCCCCTGCACATCCATCTCTCATATCCTAGCAGAGAACTaacaagcagcacagaaaatgcaAGACCTGAACTTCCTCAGTAGCTTTGGGTCAGGTCAGCTAACAGAAGAGTCCTGCATCCTAGTGTGGGATGACAGGTTTTAATAACCTCTTAGAACATGTCTCCTTTACGCATAGTGACATGTTAGTTCCACACCGGAAGGACCAGAGGGATGGGGAAAGCCAACTGGAGAGGTATAGGGGGATTTTGAAATCCAAGAAGTGGTTGGATGGCATTTAATGGAAGCTGCACAAGTAGTTTACAGATCTAAGGTAACGGTTTGTCTATCCATCCACTTCTAACCAGAGAGaaaaatttagttttctttttctttttagctgaagAATATGGTTAGACTTgtgtccctttttattttttcaaatttgtaCCACCACTATTTGTCTCTAGAAGGAATTTCTTTATCTAGAGATAATACAGATgcagggtgtcgtggtttaacctcagccagcaactaagccccacacagccactcgctcactcccccccggtgggatggggaagagaattggaagagtaaaagtgagaaaactcgtgggttgagataaagacagtttaataggtaaagcaaaagccgcacagacaagcaaagcaaatcaaggaattaattcactacttcccatgggcaggcaggtgttcagccatctccaggaaagcagggctccatcacgcgtaacggttacttgggaagacaaatgccatcgcttcaaacatccccccttccttctccttccccagctttatacactgagcatgatgccatatggtatgggatagccctttggccagtttggatcaactgtcttggctgtgccccctcccagcttcccgtgtgcctggcagagcatgggaagctgaaaagtccttggctagtgcaaacgttacttagcaacaactgaaacatcagtgtgttatcaacatcagtgtgttatcagcacaaatgcaaagcatggccccatactagctactataaagaaaattaactctatcccagccaaaaccagcacacagggaTTGAAATAAAGGATTGAAGTAAGCTAATAAATGGTAGTTTTGCAAAGCAGCATTTAATGTGTGCATTGCTGTAACAGGACTATGCCATTTTGACCTCTGCAtaggctgcttttgttttttgttgtgtttaatCATTCCTAAACGTTCCAAAGCCACCAATGAGTTTAAGGCACTGCAGTTTGTGGCTGCTCGGCTTCAGATAGCTCTATGGGATGTGATGCTTGAACATTGCTGCTTTTTTACAACCAACCTCCTTTTCAGTCACATACTCAAGTATCTTGAGAACAGAATAGGAAGACCTGTAAGAGACTTTGAGAAACTACAGCTAGTGTTTGGCTGAGTTTCCTGGCAGGATCTCTACATTGCGATCAAGGGTGTGATTCGCAGTCAGTGAAGTTTCAGTGGTTCAAGTGGTTGTTCAGCACTGACACCTTTTAAAGCTGGGAAGTATTTCTCCAGAGGGGcactctcccagccctgccaggggtTGGTTCTCCACCTAATTTAGCCTTTGATGATTTTTTTGCACCTTTGCCCATCCCTCGGATTCCTCTAAAGTAGTGGCCTGTGTACACTCCTCTATTTGGTGTCTAAGGAGGCAATGGCATGCTGCATTGTGGACTAGCCAGAGGAGCCTCCTTACGGAAATAATTTATTCTAGCAAAAGCAAGAGCTGAGATCTTGATTACCTGAAACAAGGTTATAAAGGAGGAAAGTAAGTTGCAATCTCAGAGCTTACTTTATGGCAAAGATCCTCCTTAGCTGTTTATAAACACCTGAACAGAGGGAAACTGTGGTATAGTATGATAGCCCATTTCTCTTCTGGGATTTCCTTGAACAATTTCCTTTGGGGACTCTATTCTCTCTCCTTTGATTTGAGACAGAATCTCTCCTCTACCTTATACATGGCATTTGCTTGGCTCATACTGGTAGTGCAATGCAGATAAAGTAAGCAGATACCCTCCTGCCCACGCCACCATGCAAAAATAACAACCCATGTTCAGTTTGCAAACATCCGTATTGGTTGCCATAAGCCTTGTGAGGATTCAAAATCTAACTCTACAGATAACCCTTGCTTATAACAAGGTAAAATTGACTCCTGGACTGATACTCGTCACACTAGAGAAGACCTTAAATGTGGTGCCTCAGTGCTCGCTCAGAGAAACCCATGGCATCATGTTTTAGTGCAGGACAGCTGCAGCCACCCTTACAGACTTAGGAGCCTGGGTGTTGGTTATGAGTGTCTGCGTAGCTGTGCTTTTCATGGCTTCCCTCCTGTTTCCAGTCTTGGTTGATATAAGTTGTTAGTAGATCCACTGCTTACTTTCTAAGATTATCAGAAGTAGGAGCATTTGGATTTCCACTTACGCCATTTACTGCCATTTATTGCCATTTCATATAGGCTAGATAAATATGCCCTTAAggcttcttccttcctccagaaTTGTCTCTCTAAGTAAGGTGCATACTTGATGCAATAAAGATACGTGTTTCACGCTCAGTAATGTACCATGTTGAATTGAAAGGATTGCATCCACACCCAGTAAGTAGATCTTATTCCAGTGACATTAGTAGACCTGAAAATTgcccctctctccttttttgaaTAGAAAGTCGGGTATGGTGCAAAATCCACTCAcgaggtgtttttttcctttctcttttttttagcttttttttttttaattttgattggTGTTTTGTCCTCTGGGTTTGAGTAACCTCTGCCAACTTGTTTTCATTCTGAGGCATATGGAAATGCTTTCCTGATAAGTTTCCCTCCTGATGCAGGCTGTGCTTATCTTtacaggagtttcttcattatttaaTCGGTACAATTCTACTTCTCATTGCATCGATTGTAGCAGCATCCAAGAGTTACAATTTGACTGGACTTGTGGCTGGAGCGGTAAGACTGTGTTTATTAGTCTTGACACTTTCTTAATTGCAAAATATATTAAGTAGGGCATTGGAAATCTAttacttgtaattttattttcttacagacTTGCCTTGCTTGTGTCTTGGTTGGGTGAACTACCTTCTAGCTCATTTCAGTGAATGTTCTGTAACACAAtgccaacaaaaatattttgtgagacTCCAGACTGACCACTGAAGTGGGTATTTGTCCTGTCAGAGAGTTGAAATCAAAGACTCCTGCTTTAACTCAAACTTATTAGTTCCTATAAGGGGAGAATTAAGACAATTCAGTTTTGACAAATGGCTGCTGTAGCAGCTAGAAGTTACCCAAAGGATTTCACGCCAGTCTTCGGCTTTTGATGCCTCCTGCTCCTCAACGGAGCCCTGTTCCAGATAATTTCTCCTGAGCTAAAACCCACTGAAGTCCTGGGCTGACTTACTGGAAGATACTCTCTGCATCTGTTGGCTGGAGGGCTTTATAGAGAAAGGCATGACTTCTGAGTGTGGGCAACACTATTTTCACAGCAGCAGGACCTGAAATACAACTCCTCCAGAATAAAGAATTACTTTCAGAAACTTAGTCCTGGTGATGTGAACGGACTAGAAGACTTACCCAACTTGTTTATTTGGCAGATGGCAGGGAAAGACTTGTTTGAATGGGGCAGTAAAAGAGCAGTAACCAGAGGTGTtagaaaaagtcttttctttGTTGCAGAATCCTAGTGAGAAGTCTAGAAGGTGAGACTGTGCTGCTGTccagctttttctccccccttgtATGACTCTCAGTCTGTCTTTCGGTCATTGTTTTGACAAGACATAAGCTGCTGTTATACTatggaaacttttatttttttttagtatattggCAGAATGGAGTAAGAAATCACTTTTTTGGGATCTGTTAATGTCACAAAATATGTAGCTGGATATACAAGAGTGTCCATACATTCATGGAATATGTGTCATCTAGTGTTCTGTAAgtatttgtggtttgtttgttttctcatccAGACTTTCGGGTTCCTAGCTACGATCCTTTGTGTTTTAAGCATATGGTCATCCTACAAGGTTTCGTGCATCACGCAGTCAACAAGTAAGTATCATGCTTAGTCACTGCCAGAATGCTTCCCAAAAcgaatatttatattttctgccACAGGGCTGTGTCTACCTGGAAGGATTTATTAACGTCCTGTTCCTTGTGACTCAAAATTACTCACAAAGCAATAATTCCGTATTTTCTGTCAACACAGACCTATCACAGCTACTGACAGCTGTTAACAACTAACTACAAGAGCAAAATAACTTGCTTTGAGCAAGTAGTGAATGTATCagtgctttctcttctccctcccccaccccctacCAGAAGAAGGTTTCCTGTATGTTCCTTAATCAAGTAGATTAATTTGTTTGTGGCAACACAAGTGATACTGTCTTCCTTTTCAAAGATGCATCTGTATGATTCCTTCATCTCTGCAAGACGTCTGCCTTACAAAATAGGATACCAAAGACAAGCGTCCACGACTGAGGAGAGAGCATGGGTATTTTGTTACTAGCCTGGACAGCCGGTAGCTTTTGAAGATCTACTTGAATGCCTATGCAAAACAATGTTGTGAACCAAAGTTTTTTTGCTCCCCgcacttccccccctcccccaagaagTTTATAATGGAGAACCTGCTTTTTATGAGCTTTACAGAGAAAGACAACTTCTGTCTCACAAGCTGGGCTGTGGTCACTTCCAGCTATTTGCAATAAGTGCACTTAAAACTCATTTGGAGAGTCATTTAGTTCTCCTttcagagagatggaaaaatgGCTTCTGATTTCCTCCATCTGTTTACAGAAGGGAAATCCTGCAAATTCCTGCCTGATTCTTAACTTACAAGGATGATTTGTTTAATGAAGGAACTGTTACAAACTGATTTGTGCCTGGATAAGCTCACCCAAGTCTTTGTTACCTCTTTATATCAGAACTGTGGACTTTTTCTAACATTAGTTCAACCAGCATAAAAAATTATGAACTGCAACTTGAATACATCACTGCAAACACTCCCTCCTAGCCCCAACCGTACATGATGAAATCAGGTTTTTTCTCCATGAATTTTTACAGGTTATAAACAATCAAAGATTATTCTTAAAAACTTCCCTCTGCCAAATACCATACACAAAATGTGTGTTTAATGTTTTGtgggatcttttttttccttttcacaaataCTCATTTGTAAAATGGGTATTTGTAAGACCTGTTCTGTAGAAAGTTTCTGTGCATTTCCTATAAATTACTCTCTTTGGGGTCTAACAGTGTTTATGGAAAGCCCATTGTGAATGGAGCAACgtgctgctttctctctcttacaTGTGGTTtgtcccttcctctgcctctgctgggaTCCATGCTTTTGGAGACTCTGCCCAGAGCTCGGACAGGCAGAACAGTTCCGTTTTGTCCAACCTGGTATTATCATGAAGTTCTATGTAACTTCGAGGCTGAGGCAATACCTTCTTGGCacctttgtctttctctccttttgcagTCCATCTCTGGTGAGCTGGaaattctttgcagaaaaaagGGAAGTGCAGGCCCCTCGTCCTTGGTGCTTCCCCTTGCACGTCTAGCTGTGAAGTAGAACTTGTACTTGTAAGTCAGTATCTTCTGTCAGGACAACTGCATGATGGTGCAGTAGGTTTCTGGAAAAAGTAGGATTTATACAGTTTACCAGGTCcaagctggaggaaaaaagcattttgtggcCTGCtatgcatttttctatttgtctGAAATTCTATGTCAATACTGCTAAGTAATTTAATGGTTCTCTCAGAAGATTCTTTTTGTGCCTCATAGCAGGTCATCATACATTGCCATTTGTTGccaccttatttttttctctcatcctaATATATGTAtctttactttgatttttttttccccccactccttGATAAGAGAAATTGGCCAAGTGCTAAAGTGTCAAAAATTTTGagtaagtaaatgaaaataactgaGCAGATAACCTAGAAAGGTAGAAATTCCCCTCCTCATGGGGCACAGTTTCTGTGATTCTTCTTGCTGTTCCTTTTCATAAGTGCCCTATTTACAGCAACACAGAGCAGGAAACAATTTGAAAGCGCAAAAGTCTGCTGTTTGTGGATGAAGATACGTATATTCACTCCAAGATAAACTGCTTTGACAATATAGAGGATTATTCAAATAAAACTATGTAACAGGCAGTTACAATGTTATTCGTTTCATATtgactattttttatttctttacgtTGTCCAACTTTGGCCTGCTTTTCTACCCCATAACTTCAGATGACATATTTTGTGTTTGGTCAGAAACggatcactttttctttttaaccaccTGAATTGAGCATGCCTCAAAGGCTCTCTGGCTTAAAAAACCAGACATCCTTCTCAGCTAGAAATCCACTGTCAGCAGAGTCAGTGATGGTTCAGGCTTCTTtgccctgccagcacaggacTGGTCCAAAGGACATACATGACAAGGGACTTCATTCTGGGCACTTTGAGTGACAATACCTGGAGAAGAAGGTACACACACccctatatatgtatttttttgcaaCAAGGGTGCTTGATCACCAGTTCTCCTGCCGAGACTGACTTAACTACAGTTTTTGGAAACCAGCACTCTGACTTTAATTTCGACTGACATGGTAGATATTTAAGGATACCACCTCTTCTGTTCCCCCAGAGGAAAGAATTGCTctatttctccttcccctcctgagATACCACCTCAGATAGATAGTAGGCACCTTTCTACAAGCTTTAATCCCTCTTGGCAGCCCTGAGGGAAACCAATGTTCTGCTGCACACAATGTGAATGCAGCTGAGACTTCAGCGCTGCGGtggcagcagggagaagcagTGGGGAGAAGCACCTGCTAAGGATTGGGGCTGGAGCCTGAGCTTGCTCTGAAGAAAAGGCTGTTTCCGCTCTCTGCTGGAATCGTGCCCCCTCTCCTGGCACTAcattagtatcttttttttcagcCTCCCACATCACTCTGTCACTTGTCACCacgtggggggcaggggggggaatTAGGGGGCATTTCACGCAGTCTGACAACCAAAGAATTTCTGAACTATGCTCTGTGATCGTCCAAAGAATATGTTTTGCTGCAAGTGCATTTGTTTATACTGGATCAGGAGAAGTAAATCACAAGTTCCCTTTTGGTTTTTGTGCCTATCAACAAGTCTAAGGTATGCCTGCAGCTTTTGCTGTTATGACAGTGCTGGGTCCATAGACCCACCAGATGCTCTTAATGCAGGATGCTTTCAGGCTGGAAGACTGACATCTCTGCTGCCAAAGCTTCCTTGCTTCCCCCAAATCATCCTTGTGAAACATGTCTACCAAGAAAAGCACAGGTTTTGCTGGTATCACCAGCTCTACTGGGGGTCTTTGAATGACAGCTCTGTCTGGCAGGGACTTTGGCACCTCCCTACTGTAGCTCTGCCAGCAAAAGTGTTTTAAGTTTCTTTCAGTGTCAACCTGGTTCTGAAAGCTCCATCTGTCTGCAACTTTGTCAAATATGGGATTCCAGCTGTTTTAGAAATAAACTATGTTTGCTATTTGGATGAAGTAATGGCTTTGAGGATCAGATTGTTgtcttgctcatttttttttccttcctctactAGAGCAGTGACTTTCTTTCTGGGGAGTGTCAGAATACATCCTGTAACTGCAGGACAAGGTGggagccacagaaaaaaaaccgTTCCCCTGCCGTCGTGTTTGGATGTGCTGGTCTGTGACTATCCCACCCAAAAGTTGTCCATCCTCTTCAGCTCCAAGATGAGTGTAGTATGTCCTTTGAACCAACACAGGTAGAGTTTGGGgttcagttttactgaaaattaaaatgtaaatgttggGAGAAGAAAATAGGTAGTACAAACtgtttcatactgaaaaaaaatcccaaaccctgaTGTTTGAGCTCTAGGGGCTTGAGATAAGTTAGAGAGTGAATAGTGCTTTTGTTGGGTAGAAACTGGGAAGATGAGAAGGGgaaatgaaacttaaaaaaagaggaagggtGGTTTTGAAAAGCTTGAGGACCACAGTGCTGGATGAAGACACTGCAGGTTATGTGACAGCTTGCACactttttctgttgctctgaaaTGGTTGTGTTCTGCATTGTGTGAACTACAAAGGAATGGGTTCTTTGCTCCTAAAAGGCTCTGGGAACAAATCACTGCGTGGGGTATAGAGGGGATAGCAGGCCACTAGGATAATGGTAACTTTGAATGAAGGAGGGGGCCGGGGTATTGAGTGATGCTCCAGGGAAGAGGACTAGGAGCTTATTAGGACAAAAAGGAGCAGAAGACAAGGAAGAGCAGGTGCAAACATTAGTAGAAAGCTTATGAGAGGAGGAACTAACGTGAGCTTATTATGCACTAATAGAAATGCTGGCAGGTATCAACAGTTTCTGGCTGTGTCCGTACTTAAAGGGCAGACCTGCCTGGAGTGATAGAAAAGTCTCTTTTCTGCTTGCCTGCTATGTACACTTCATACCCTGTGTCTGGGATGTTCATGTTCTGCTAAAGCTGCAGGAGGATGCACTAAACCTAACCCAGAGGCTGCGGAACATGGTATCAAGTTGCCACATGTTCTGCCCTGTTTAACTTAAAATTGCTCAGGGCTCCACTGTTCTTAGAGACAGCATGGAGCAAAACGCTGCTGCTGAGCGTGAGAGACTGTGTGCTGGCTGGTGGCCTTGGCCATCCCTCTGGCTAGGGGCTAAAGTACAGACCTGCTTTCAGACTGAGCATCACCTGAAAGCCACGTATTGCTGGGCCCTACTGATGAGCTTGACACTGGGCTGGCAtccaggaggtgctgctggttGCGTGAGATGGGGAGAAGTGGGTACCAGAGAAAGGGTCTGTGGGAGGGCCATGTCCTGTTCTTTCTGCCTGCAGAGATTTACACCCAGGTGGCAGGAGAGAGCCCTCACCACAAACCTCTAGCTTAAGCAAC
Protein-coding sequences here:
- the CMTM7 gene encoding CKLF-like MARVEL transmembrane domain-containing protein 7 isoform X1, whose protein sequence is MSHGARVIRTGVSSGGPAAPPAATASSSAGSDAELMDGAYFRSCAGMLKVAQMISLLVGFISVNNSPWTDYSAYSYFQIVTMCDLVMILFFYIIHIFRIYRKLTCVSWPLAEFLHYLIGTILLLIASIVAASKSYNLTGLVAGATFGFLATILCVLSIWSSYKVSCITQSTNASV
- the CMTM7 gene encoding CKLF-like MARVEL transmembrane domain-containing protein 7 isoform X2; translation: MSHGARVIRTGVSSGGPAAPPAATASSSAGSDAELMDGAYFRSCAGMLKVAQMISLLVGFISVNNSPWTDYSAYSYFQIVTMCDLVMILFFYIIHIFRIYRKLTCVSWPLAEFLHYLIGTILLLIASIVAASKSYNLTGLVAGAYIGRME